Sequence from the Elusimicrobiota bacterium genome:
CGTGCCCGAAGAACTCGCACAACTTCCCGGCGTCGGAGCGCCAGGCGCGCAGTGCAGACGTCTGCACTGACCTCGAGTGCTGGGACCGGAAGGCCAGCGTGCTCTTCCAGTTGAGCGTCAAGAAGGTCGAGCAGACGGGCGGCGGCGCGCTGTCGAAGAGCGACACGAAGAAGGCGTTCAACCAGTGGGGCGGCCTCAACTACGAGTGCGGCTTCGAGCTGCTCGAGCGCTCGAAGAAGGACGGACCGATCTACGTCGCCCTGGTCGAGGGGAGGATCTACCACGTCGTGAAGGTCGCCCAGCGCGCGGCGCGGAAGGAGCCCACCGCGCAAGACTGGGAGAAGCGCAACCGCGAGCTCGAGAAGAAGCACGCGGCCGAGCGTCAGGCGAAGGTCGACCAGCTCGAGGCGATGCTGCCTGGGCTCCAGAAGACGCACCAGCTCCCGCCGTGGTTCTGGGATGCGCTCCTCGAGGAGTACGGCGGGGCCATTCCGCAGCAGCTCTTCAAGAAGCTCAAGCTCGGCGGGGACGGTACTCGCGTCGCAGCGGTCCTCGGCTTCGTCGCCGCCGACATCACCGGCGAGGTCATGGAGGTCGCGGCGAAGACGTGGGGCGCGCCGCCGGCGGCGAAGGCTGCAGCGCCCGTGAAGGCCCAGCCGGCGAAGGTCGCGGCGAAGAAGGCCACGAAGAAGGCCACGAAGAAGGCCACGAAGAAGAAGGGCGGTCGCTGATGGCGGTCTTCCGCTTCGGCGCCGTCCTGACGCAGACGGTGCGACTCACCGGAATCAGCGTGAAAGACGGCAAATTCACGATCCTCGCGCAGGTGAAGAAGGCCGACGACGCGAGCTTCGAGCTCACACGCGAAGAGGCCGAGTCGATCCACCGGAACCTGGGCGAGCTGCTCGGCAAACCGAAGACCTGACAGGGAAGGGGGCCACGATGGCGATCGGCAGCGATCTCGAACTGAACGCGGACGCGGAAGCCGTTGACCTCTCGATGCAGTACGAGAAGAGCCTCCTGGCGATGCTCGAGGCCGCTGCGCGGGACTACTTCGCGTTCCCGGAGTCCCCGCGCTTTCGAGAGGAGATGGCCGGGCACCTCGAGCGCCTCGACCAGGTCCGGTCGGTGTGGCCCTGGTACAGCGAGCGATTCAAGGCGAAGTACCCGCGGGACTGCATCGCGGTGCGGATGTATCAATGACCGCCGCAGCCGTCGTCGACTGGCGCGAGGCGATCCTCGAGAAGTCGATCGCAGATCGGCGGTACCGGCTCGCGCACTGGGACATCGAGCTTCGGAGCGGCGACGCGCTCTCCGTCTACGACCGCGACCACTGGGAGCCCGGGCGCGTCGAGTACTCGCACGACCTGCGCGCCTACTACTTCACCGAGCCGCTCGACTGCCTCGACGGCCTGGTCACGCTCGCGCAGCTCGCCGAAGCG
This genomic interval carries:
- a CDS encoding ParB/RepB/Spo0J family partition protein → MQAQSIAIADLHPSPLNPRKTFAAIDELAASISSMGILEPLLVRRNAKGYEIIAGERRWRAATKLHLAEAPCIVREFSDEQALEVMLIENVQREDLSALEQGDAYARLQTDCKLTIDQIVERTGKSKATVYARIKLAQLGVEGRALLAAGRYDASTGLAIARLPLSVQKRAVEALLALPGTEPLPHREAVEVIARDCYREIGQAQWDLKKPDVAPNSPACTTCPKNSHNFPASERQARSADVCTDLECWDRKASVLFQLSVKKVEQTGGGALSKSDTKKAFNQWGGLNYECGFELLERSKKDGPIYVALVEGRIYHVVKVAQRAARKEPTAQDWEKRNRELEKKHAAERQAKVDQLEAMLPGLQKTHQLPPWFWDALLEEYGGAIPQQLFKKLKLGGDGTRVAAVLGFVAADITGEVMEVAAKTWGAPPAAKAAAPVKAQPAKVAAKKATKKATKKATKKKGGR
- a CDS encoding DUF5348 domain-containing protein, giving the protein MTAAAVVDWREAILEKSIADRRYRLAHWDIELRSGDALSVYDRDHWEPGRVEYSHDLRAYYFTEPLDCLDGLVTLAQLAEARVLVRECLP